From the Drechmeria coniospora strain ARSEF 6962 chromosome 02, whole genome shotgun sequence genome, the window TGACGCCTCCAGCTCGCAGATTCAGTACTTGAGACAAGGGAACGACGGCTCGAAGCCATTGCTCCCTTCGCATTGCTTAGGGACCACTCCTATCTGTGACGGCCACGCGGTGTCTTCATGCCAGACATACGCCACCCGGTGCTGTGGGTGTGACACGGACTACTACCCACCATCGCCATTTCCAAGTTATGGCTGAAGCCGAGGCAACTGCTGTCACTTCACAGCAGGGCACGATGGATCGTGGGGTGCGTGATACAGTGCTCAGGTGCCGCCAAAACGATGGTGAGCTCAAGTCGTCGAGCGTCAACAAGAACGGCTGCTTTGACAACGACCGCATTATCAAGAGCGGTTATGTCGAGAAGCGAACAGCGAAGACAAAGGTCGGTTGCGATATTACTTCTCGAAAAGCACACCAGCTTGCTAACTCCAGCTACAGAAATGGAAGACAATCTATATCGTCCTTCGGCCAAATACACTGTCCATGTATAAGAATGACAAAGAGGACAAGCTCCGCCATCAAATACACCTGTCAGACCTAACTGCTGTAGCCTTTCTCAAGGACCCAAAGCATAAGCGTGAGAACGTTTTCGGATTGttctcgccgtcgaagaACTTTCATCTCCAAGCTCCAACCTCAAAAGATGCTCAGGAGTGGGTCGGGCTGATACGGAAGGATGCGAGGAttgaagaggaggagggaagTTATATCGCCAGCTCACTGGCGCGCAGCCTCTCATCCAACAGGCTACCGTCTTTTGACTTGCTCGGACGAAGTTTGGCTGGGCATGACAGCGACAGAATCTATTCAAGCTCACCAGAGAACAACGATCCTCCTGTTCCAACCCTCAACCGTACTAGCCGACGAGAATCTTCCAACATGGATTGGTCCGGCATGTCAGGGAACGAGCTGCCTTTTCTCTCAGACGGTTCCGGCCATGAAGGCGCACATCGGATACGTAACGCCTTGAACGAGAGTCCGACGGGGTACCCGCCGGTCGACACGGGCTCATTACCAAGAGGAACACCCCTAGGAGACCACTCTTCAAGCCAACTGGCTACATTGCACAATGC encodes:
- a CDS encoding PH domain containing protein codes for the protein MAEAEATAVTSQQGTMDRGVRDTVLRCRQNDGELKSSSVNKNGCFDNDRIIKSGYVEKRTAKTKKWKTIYIVLRPNTLSMYKNDKEDKLRHQIHLSDLTAVAFLKDPKHKRENVFGLFSPSKNFHLQAPTSKDAQEWVGLIRKDARIEEEEGSYIASSLARSLSSNRLPSFDLLGRSLAGHDSDRIYSSSPENNDPPVPTLNRTSRRESSNMDWSGMSGNELPFLSDGSGHEGAHRIRNALNESPTGYPPVDTGSLPRGTPLGDHSSSQLATLHNAGNVERDLDRVIWQGRLWMLRSKRGVRQWKNLWGVLRARNFILYKDASEYTAEWIVQVSAVVEVVELDPVSRRKENCLQIITEEKSYRFCARDEESLVQFIGAFKSLLARRRGQEARTAAVS